A stretch of the Musa acuminata AAA Group cultivar baxijiao chromosome BXJ2-7, Cavendish_Baxijiao_AAA, whole genome shotgun sequence genome encodes the following:
- the LOC103992236 gene encoding uncharacterized protein LOC103992236 isoform X4 has translation MAAPASEVIPVVDLRLLSQVEINSLSLSCPNAFDLRRCDDVVVPKIDRSVFNESAGSRKQTYSRLRLGPHKPDPAAPSTVASRRPRGLFSPSPSSSSAAVPIDSSLPQASNANDDDPGRRENLQIVFYLRQLFAREENASQTLNISYSTPAQAIPNQTNGNGLQEPGRAELALVVVEDGDREVLNRNGQTVDLIALGQKVDPFSEELRRRTVGLTTEEQLLSFMSGLDGQWASRRRRRRIVDASGFGDHLPRGWKLLLGLKRKDGDVWVYCRRYISPCGKHFVSCKEVSSYILALLGDPNALLLAPIENNASTPRIEKLNTDYAAGPSVQDNYANDVPSCSTVVSFSPSPADCEKQIVLYNSENQQQLSSQQRSAKRRKLGKLIDECVMVKDGNFECQFCHKMFTERDCYNGHVGVHARCQGPTSEALPDEVGSRELCNPAPLAAVPYELSLAEIKEENSTLKSVAELHLASTSLQHSRANHETDHDWMGTLTTKIPFRSKIVDVPVNHRSVDHCNPKETAHASNITDEQFSSCTSSVDAVVLPVVNVTHVKIAQETSTTSADDQVDNCFHKPKETTEASNVKNIKVSDAKKGEATEFKNVDTRNSKNIEPNSVQFDYHGTNGYNSEIVRNTAKDVHCSPCLDMTSIAPLDMTNTPCGMGTEVEEIFPKSMSIECTISDCNVTGYEPDEIVETNNSLSIHANDSIKSISTAFINMDNVVLENSNELDGSSCAAISEIENNDIEQKLDPENHLINLSGNNSSYVIGIGVDDTFTSNMEENVLVEMDKSSRKIDLASSGSFCSEDIVSESILSMQLNANCINLPYVGGHTSGAERNRDCMFDIDMNESVLGKMNVPGVELHRCFNGSSDGDEGVVTCDAAQGTKGNSLEVDVNLGSPWLPSSDIPIVGMIPDQQYEDNAIAVSQKDKLSGFDQLTLDAVESSVCEPTIGLSYVTELDNESVQLGWNISLQSNAFELTSVCVWCSREFSHVATNAEEESDTLGFICPACKAKISGHLSVLSNSSSG, from the exons ATGGCGGCGCCAGCGTCGGAGGTGATCCCGGTGGTGGACCTCCGCCTACTCTCCCAGGTGGAGATCAACTCCCTCTCCCTCTCGTGTCCCAACGCCTTTGACCTCCGCCGCTGCGACGACGTCGTCGTCCCCAAAATCGACCGCTCTGTCTTCAATGAGAGTGCCGGAAGCCGAAAGCAGACCTACTCACGCCTCCGCCTCGGCCCCCACAAGCCCGACCCCGCCGCCCCCTCCACCGTCGCCAGCCGCCGCCCCCGAGGCCTCTTTTCCCcgtccccttcctcctcctccgccgccgtcccCATCGATTCATCTCTCCCCCAAGCTAGCAACGCTAACGATGACGATCCTGGTCGCCGCGAGAACCTCCAGATCGTTTTCTACCTCCGCCAGCTCTTCGCTCGGGAGGAGAACGCTTCCCAAACCCTAAACATATCTTACTCCACCCCAGCCCAGGCAATTCCTAATCAAACAAATGGAAACGGCCTGCAGGAGCCTGGGAGGGCGGAGTTGGCATTGGTTGTGGTTGAGGATGGGGATCGGGAGGTCTTGAATAGAAATGGTCAGACTGTTGATCTAATTGCATTAGGGCAGAAGGTGGATCCATTTTCCGAGGAGCTTAGGCGGAGGACGGTAGGGTTGACGACAGAGGAACAGCTTCTGAGCTTCATGAGTGGATTGGATGGTCAGTGGGCAAgccggaggcggaggaggaggatcgTGGATGCTTCGGGGTTTGGGGATCACTTGCCAAGAGGATGGAAGCTGCTGCTTGGTCTCAAGAGGAAGGACGGTGATGTTTGGGTGTATTGCCGGCGATACATTAG CCCATGTGGAAAACATTTTGTTTCCTGCAAAGAGGTATCTTCAtatatactcgctcttcttggggaTCCAAATGCTCTGCTACTAGCTCCTATTGAGAATAATGCAAGTACACCAAGGATCGAAAAGTTAAATACTGACTAT GCTGCAGGTCCTTCTGTTCAAGATAATTATGCAAATGACGTACCTAGTTGCTCTACAGTTGTATCTTTCTCCCCTTCACCTGCTGACTGTGAGAAGCAAATTGTGTTGTATAATTCTGAGAACCAG CAACAGTTGTCGTCCCAGCAAAGGAGTGCAAAGCGACGGAAACTTGGTAAATTAATTGATGAATGTGTCATGGTAAAAGATGGAAACTTTGAATGCCAATTTTGTCACAAGATGTTTACTGAAAGAGATTGCTACAATGGCCATGTTGGAGTTCATGCGAGGTGTCAAGGTCCGACTTCTGAAGCACTACCAGATGAGGTTGGCTCAAGAGAACTCTGCAACCCAGCTCCATTAGCTGCAGTACCGTATGAGCTCTCTCTGGCTGAAATAAAGGAGGAGAATTCTACCCTAAAATCTGTTGCTGAACTTCATCTTGCTTCTACAAGTTTGCAGCATTCAAGGGCGAATCATGAAACTGATCATGATTGGATGGGAACTTTAACTACTAAAATACCCTTTAGAAGCAAAATTGTTGATGTCCCTGTTAATCATCGCAGTGTTGATCATTGCAATCCTAAAGAGACTGCTCATGCTAGCAATATCACAGATGAACAATTTAGTTCATGCACAAGCAGTGTGGATGCTGTAGTGCTACCTGTTGTTAATGTTACTCATGTGAAGATTGCTCAAGAAACCTCTACGACATCTGCTGATGATCAGGTTGATAATTGTTTTCACAAACCTAAAGAAACTACTGAGGCTAGCAATGTTAAAAACATCAAAGTCAGTGATGCCAAGAAAGGTGAAGCTACTGAGTTCAAGAATGTCGATACAAGGAATTCCAAGAACATTGAGCCTAATAGTGTCCAGTTTGATTATCATGGTACCAATGGTTATAACTCTGAAATAGTTCGTAATACTGCCAAAGACGTCCATTGTAGCCCATGCTTGGATATGACATCTATTGCACCTCTTGATATGACTAACACACCCTGTGGAATGGGTACTGAAGTGGAAGAAATTTTCCCCAAAAGCATGTCCATTGAATGCACCATTAGTGATTGTAATGTGACTGGCTATGAACCCGATGAAATTGTTGAGACTAATAACAGCCTGAGCATACATGCCAATGATTCCATCAAGTCAATCTCCACAGCTTTCATCAATATGGATAATGTTGTCCTTGAAAATTCTAATGAGCTAGATGGATCTTCTTGTGCGGCCATTTCAGAGATTGAAAATAATGACATAGAGCAGAAGTTAGACCCAGAAAACCATTTGATTAATCTGTCAGGTAATAATTCCAGTTATGTCATTGGAATTGGTGTTGATGATACTTTTACTAGCAACATGGAAGAGAATGTCCTTGTCGAAATGGATAAATCTAGCAGAAAAATTGACTTGGCCAGTTCTGGTTCATTTTGTAGTGAAGATATTGTTTCTGAAAGCATTCTATCCATGCAACTCAATGCCAAttgtatcaatttaccatatgttGGTGGACACACTAGTGGTGCTGAAAGAAACAGAGACTGTATGTTTGATATCGACATGAACGAATCTGTGCTTGGTAAGATGAATGTACCTGGTGTTGAGCTGCATAGGTGTTTTAATGGCTCAAGTGATGGAGATGAAGGGGTAGTTACATGTGATGCTGCTCAGGGTACCAAAGGAAATTCTTTGGAGGTTGATGTCAATCTCGGTTCTCCGTGGCTACCTTCTTCTGATATCCCTATTGTTGGTATGATCCCTGATCAG CAGTATGAAGACAATGCCATCGCTGTTAGCCAGAAGGATAAGCTGTCTGGTTTTGATCAGCTGACATTGGACGCAGTTGAATCT TCCGTATGTGAGCCAACCATTGGATTGAGTTACGTGACCGAACTCGACAACGAGAGTGTTCAGTTAGGGTGGAATATTTCGTTACAGAGCAACGCATTCGAGCTGACATCTGTTTGTGTGTGGTGCAGCAGAGAATTCAGCCACGTTGCTACGAATGCCGAAGAAGAATCTGatacgcttggcttcatttgtccTGCATGCAAAGCGAAAATTTCAGGTCATCTCAGTGTTCTGAGCAACAGTTCATCTGGCTAA
- the LOC103992236 gene encoding uncharacterized protein LOC103992236 isoform X5: MAAPASEVIPVVDLRLLSQVEINSLSLSCPNAFDLRRCDDVVVPKIDRSVFNESAGSRKQTYSRLRLGPHKPDPAAPSTVASRRPRGLFSPSPSSSSAAVPIDSSLPQASNANDDDPGRRENLQIVFYLRQLFAREENASQTLNISYSTPAQAIPNQTNGNGLQEPGRAELALVVVEDGDREVLNRNGQTVDLIALGQKVDPFSEELRRRTVGLTTEEQLLSFMSGLDGQWASRRRRRRIVDASGFGDHLPRGWKLLLGLKRKDGDVWVYCRRYISPCGKHFVSCKEVSSYILALLGDPNALLLAPIENNASTPRIEKLNTDYAAGPSVQDNYANDVPSCSTVVSFSPSPADCEKQIVLYNSENQQQLSSQQRSAKRRKLGKLIDECVMVKDGNFECQFCHKMFTERDCYNGHVGVHARCQGPTSEALPDEVGSRELCNPAPLAAVPYELSLAEIKEENSTLKSVAELHLASTSLQHSRANHETDHDWMGTLTTKIPFRSKIVDVPVNHRSVDHCNPKETAHASNITDEQFSSCTSSVDAVVLPVVNVTHVKIAQETSTTSADDQVDNCFHKPKETTEASNVKNIKVSDAKKGEATEFKNVDTRNSKNIEPNSVQFDYHGTNGYNSEIVRNTAKDVHCSPCLDMTSIAPLDMTNTPCGMGTEVEEIFPKSMSIECTISDCNVTGYEPDEIVETNNSLSIHANDSIKSISTAFINMDNVVLENSNELDGSSCAAISEIENNDIEQKLDPENHLINLSGNNSSYVIGIGVDDTFTSNMEENVLVEMDKSSRKIDLASSGSFCSEDIVSESILSMQLNANCINLPYVGGHTSGAERNRDCMFDIDMNESVLGKMNVPGVELHRCFNGSSDGDEGVVTCDAAQGTKGNSLEVDVNLGSPWLPSSDIPIVGMIPDQYEDNAIAVSQKDKLSGFDQLTLDAVESSVCEPTIGLSYVTELDNESVQLGWNISLQSNAFELTSVCVWCSREFSHVATNAEEESDTLGFICPACKAKISGHLSVLSNSSSG; encoded by the exons ATGGCGGCGCCAGCGTCGGAGGTGATCCCGGTGGTGGACCTCCGCCTACTCTCCCAGGTGGAGATCAACTCCCTCTCCCTCTCGTGTCCCAACGCCTTTGACCTCCGCCGCTGCGACGACGTCGTCGTCCCCAAAATCGACCGCTCTGTCTTCAATGAGAGTGCCGGAAGCCGAAAGCAGACCTACTCACGCCTCCGCCTCGGCCCCCACAAGCCCGACCCCGCCGCCCCCTCCACCGTCGCCAGCCGCCGCCCCCGAGGCCTCTTTTCCCcgtccccttcctcctcctccgccgccgtcccCATCGATTCATCTCTCCCCCAAGCTAGCAACGCTAACGATGACGATCCTGGTCGCCGCGAGAACCTCCAGATCGTTTTCTACCTCCGCCAGCTCTTCGCTCGGGAGGAGAACGCTTCCCAAACCCTAAACATATCTTACTCCACCCCAGCCCAGGCAATTCCTAATCAAACAAATGGAAACGGCCTGCAGGAGCCTGGGAGGGCGGAGTTGGCATTGGTTGTGGTTGAGGATGGGGATCGGGAGGTCTTGAATAGAAATGGTCAGACTGTTGATCTAATTGCATTAGGGCAGAAGGTGGATCCATTTTCCGAGGAGCTTAGGCGGAGGACGGTAGGGTTGACGACAGAGGAACAGCTTCTGAGCTTCATGAGTGGATTGGATGGTCAGTGGGCAAgccggaggcggaggaggaggatcgTGGATGCTTCGGGGTTTGGGGATCACTTGCCAAGAGGATGGAAGCTGCTGCTTGGTCTCAAGAGGAAGGACGGTGATGTTTGGGTGTATTGCCGGCGATACATTAG CCCATGTGGAAAACATTTTGTTTCCTGCAAAGAGGTATCTTCAtatatactcgctcttcttggggaTCCAAATGCTCTGCTACTAGCTCCTATTGAGAATAATGCAAGTACACCAAGGATCGAAAAGTTAAATACTGACTAT GCTGCAGGTCCTTCTGTTCAAGATAATTATGCAAATGACGTACCTAGTTGCTCTACAGTTGTATCTTTCTCCCCTTCACCTGCTGACTGTGAGAAGCAAATTGTGTTGTATAATTCTGAGAACCAG CAACAGTTGTCGTCCCAGCAAAGGAGTGCAAAGCGACGGAAACTTGGTAAATTAATTGATGAATGTGTCATGGTAAAAGATGGAAACTTTGAATGCCAATTTTGTCACAAGATGTTTACTGAAAGAGATTGCTACAATGGCCATGTTGGAGTTCATGCGAGGTGTCAAGGTCCGACTTCTGAAGCACTACCAGATGAGGTTGGCTCAAGAGAACTCTGCAACCCAGCTCCATTAGCTGCAGTACCGTATGAGCTCTCTCTGGCTGAAATAAAGGAGGAGAATTCTACCCTAAAATCTGTTGCTGAACTTCATCTTGCTTCTACAAGTTTGCAGCATTCAAGGGCGAATCATGAAACTGATCATGATTGGATGGGAACTTTAACTACTAAAATACCCTTTAGAAGCAAAATTGTTGATGTCCCTGTTAATCATCGCAGTGTTGATCATTGCAATCCTAAAGAGACTGCTCATGCTAGCAATATCACAGATGAACAATTTAGTTCATGCACAAGCAGTGTGGATGCTGTAGTGCTACCTGTTGTTAATGTTACTCATGTGAAGATTGCTCAAGAAACCTCTACGACATCTGCTGATGATCAGGTTGATAATTGTTTTCACAAACCTAAAGAAACTACTGAGGCTAGCAATGTTAAAAACATCAAAGTCAGTGATGCCAAGAAAGGTGAAGCTACTGAGTTCAAGAATGTCGATACAAGGAATTCCAAGAACATTGAGCCTAATAGTGTCCAGTTTGATTATCATGGTACCAATGGTTATAACTCTGAAATAGTTCGTAATACTGCCAAAGACGTCCATTGTAGCCCATGCTTGGATATGACATCTATTGCACCTCTTGATATGACTAACACACCCTGTGGAATGGGTACTGAAGTGGAAGAAATTTTCCCCAAAAGCATGTCCATTGAATGCACCATTAGTGATTGTAATGTGACTGGCTATGAACCCGATGAAATTGTTGAGACTAATAACAGCCTGAGCATACATGCCAATGATTCCATCAAGTCAATCTCCACAGCTTTCATCAATATGGATAATGTTGTCCTTGAAAATTCTAATGAGCTAGATGGATCTTCTTGTGCGGCCATTTCAGAGATTGAAAATAATGACATAGAGCAGAAGTTAGACCCAGAAAACCATTTGATTAATCTGTCAGGTAATAATTCCAGTTATGTCATTGGAATTGGTGTTGATGATACTTTTACTAGCAACATGGAAGAGAATGTCCTTGTCGAAATGGATAAATCTAGCAGAAAAATTGACTTGGCCAGTTCTGGTTCATTTTGTAGTGAAGATATTGTTTCTGAAAGCATTCTATCCATGCAACTCAATGCCAAttgtatcaatttaccatatgttGGTGGACACACTAGTGGTGCTGAAAGAAACAGAGACTGTATGTTTGATATCGACATGAACGAATCTGTGCTTGGTAAGATGAATGTACCTGGTGTTGAGCTGCATAGGTGTTTTAATGGCTCAAGTGATGGAGATGAAGGGGTAGTTACATGTGATGCTGCTCAGGGTACCAAAGGAAATTCTTTGGAGGTTGATGTCAATCTCGGTTCTCCGTGGCTACCTTCTTCTGATATCCCTATTGTTGGTATGATCCCTGATCAG TATGAAGACAATGCCATCGCTGTTAGCCAGAAGGATAAGCTGTCTGGTTTTGATCAGCTGACATTGGACGCAGTTGAATCT TCCGTATGTGAGCCAACCATTGGATTGAGTTACGTGACCGAACTCGACAACGAGAGTGTTCAGTTAGGGTGGAATATTTCGTTACAGAGCAACGCATTCGAGCTGACATCTGTTTGTGTGTGGTGCAGCAGAGAATTCAGCCACGTTGCTACGAATGCCGAAGAAGAATCTGatacgcttggcttcatttgtccTGCATGCAAAGCGAAAATTTCAGGTCATCTCAGTGTTCTGAGCAACAGTTCATCTGGCTAA
- the LOC103992236 gene encoding uncharacterized protein LOC103992236 isoform X2, whose protein sequence is MAAPASEVIPVVDLRLLSQVEINSLSLSCPNAFDLRRCDDVVVPKIDRSVFNESAGSRKQTYSRLRLGPHKPDPAAPSTVASRRPRGLFSPSPSSSSAAVPIDSSLPQASNANDDDPGRRENLQIVFYLRQLFAREENASQTLNISYSTPAQAIPNQTNGNGLQEPGRAELALVVVEDGDREVLNRNGQTVDLIALGQKVDPFSEELRRRTVGLTTEEQLLSFMSGLDGQWASRRRRRRIVDASGFGDHLPRGWKLLLGLKRKDGDVWVYCRRYISPCGKHFVSCKEVSSYILALLGDPNALLLAPIENNASTPRIEKLNTDYAAGPSVQDNYANDVPSCSTVVSFSPSPADCEKQIVLYNSENQQQLSSQQRSAKRRKLGKLIDECVMVKDGNFECQFCHKMFTERDCYNGHVGVHARCQGPTSEALPDEVGSRELCNPAPLAAVPYELSLAEIKEENSTLKSVAELHLASTSLQHSRANHETDHDWMGTLTTKIPFRSKIVDVPVNHRSVDHCNPKETAHASNITDEQFSSCTSSVDAVVLPVVNVTHVKIAQETSTTSADDQVDNCFHKPKETTEASNVKNIKVSDAKKGEATEFKNVDTRNSKNIEPNSVQFDYHGTNGYNSEIVRNTAKDVHCSPCLDMTSIAPLDMTNTPCGMGTEVEEIFPKSMSIECTISDCNVTGYEPDEIVETNNSLSIHANDSIKSISTAFINMDNVVLENSNELDGSSCAAISEIENNDIEQKLDPENHLINLSGNNSSYVIGIGVDDTFTSNMEENVLVEMDKSSRKIDLASSGSFCSEDIVSESILSMQLNANCINLPYVGGHTSGAERNRDCMFDIDMNESVLGKMNVPGVELHRCFNGSSDGDEGVVTCDAAQGTKGNSLEVDVNLGSPWLPSSDIPIVGMIPDQYEDNAIAVSQKDKLSGFDQLTLDAVESSEYVQLNGQDSISVCEPTIGLSYVTELDNESVQLGWNISLQSNAFELTSVCVWCSREFSHVATNAEEESDTLGFICPACKAKISGHLSVLSNSSSG, encoded by the exons ATGGCGGCGCCAGCGTCGGAGGTGATCCCGGTGGTGGACCTCCGCCTACTCTCCCAGGTGGAGATCAACTCCCTCTCCCTCTCGTGTCCCAACGCCTTTGACCTCCGCCGCTGCGACGACGTCGTCGTCCCCAAAATCGACCGCTCTGTCTTCAATGAGAGTGCCGGAAGCCGAAAGCAGACCTACTCACGCCTCCGCCTCGGCCCCCACAAGCCCGACCCCGCCGCCCCCTCCACCGTCGCCAGCCGCCGCCCCCGAGGCCTCTTTTCCCcgtccccttcctcctcctccgccgccgtcccCATCGATTCATCTCTCCCCCAAGCTAGCAACGCTAACGATGACGATCCTGGTCGCCGCGAGAACCTCCAGATCGTTTTCTACCTCCGCCAGCTCTTCGCTCGGGAGGAGAACGCTTCCCAAACCCTAAACATATCTTACTCCACCCCAGCCCAGGCAATTCCTAATCAAACAAATGGAAACGGCCTGCAGGAGCCTGGGAGGGCGGAGTTGGCATTGGTTGTGGTTGAGGATGGGGATCGGGAGGTCTTGAATAGAAATGGTCAGACTGTTGATCTAATTGCATTAGGGCAGAAGGTGGATCCATTTTCCGAGGAGCTTAGGCGGAGGACGGTAGGGTTGACGACAGAGGAACAGCTTCTGAGCTTCATGAGTGGATTGGATGGTCAGTGGGCAAgccggaggcggaggaggaggatcgTGGATGCTTCGGGGTTTGGGGATCACTTGCCAAGAGGATGGAAGCTGCTGCTTGGTCTCAAGAGGAAGGACGGTGATGTTTGGGTGTATTGCCGGCGATACATTAG CCCATGTGGAAAACATTTTGTTTCCTGCAAAGAGGTATCTTCAtatatactcgctcttcttggggaTCCAAATGCTCTGCTACTAGCTCCTATTGAGAATAATGCAAGTACACCAAGGATCGAAAAGTTAAATACTGACTAT GCTGCAGGTCCTTCTGTTCAAGATAATTATGCAAATGACGTACCTAGTTGCTCTACAGTTGTATCTTTCTCCCCTTCACCTGCTGACTGTGAGAAGCAAATTGTGTTGTATAATTCTGAGAACCAG CAACAGTTGTCGTCCCAGCAAAGGAGTGCAAAGCGACGGAAACTTGGTAAATTAATTGATGAATGTGTCATGGTAAAAGATGGAAACTTTGAATGCCAATTTTGTCACAAGATGTTTACTGAAAGAGATTGCTACAATGGCCATGTTGGAGTTCATGCGAGGTGTCAAGGTCCGACTTCTGAAGCACTACCAGATGAGGTTGGCTCAAGAGAACTCTGCAACCCAGCTCCATTAGCTGCAGTACCGTATGAGCTCTCTCTGGCTGAAATAAAGGAGGAGAATTCTACCCTAAAATCTGTTGCTGAACTTCATCTTGCTTCTACAAGTTTGCAGCATTCAAGGGCGAATCATGAAACTGATCATGATTGGATGGGAACTTTAACTACTAAAATACCCTTTAGAAGCAAAATTGTTGATGTCCCTGTTAATCATCGCAGTGTTGATCATTGCAATCCTAAAGAGACTGCTCATGCTAGCAATATCACAGATGAACAATTTAGTTCATGCACAAGCAGTGTGGATGCTGTAGTGCTACCTGTTGTTAATGTTACTCATGTGAAGATTGCTCAAGAAACCTCTACGACATCTGCTGATGATCAGGTTGATAATTGTTTTCACAAACCTAAAGAAACTACTGAGGCTAGCAATGTTAAAAACATCAAAGTCAGTGATGCCAAGAAAGGTGAAGCTACTGAGTTCAAGAATGTCGATACAAGGAATTCCAAGAACATTGAGCCTAATAGTGTCCAGTTTGATTATCATGGTACCAATGGTTATAACTCTGAAATAGTTCGTAATACTGCCAAAGACGTCCATTGTAGCCCATGCTTGGATATGACATCTATTGCACCTCTTGATATGACTAACACACCCTGTGGAATGGGTACTGAAGTGGAAGAAATTTTCCCCAAAAGCATGTCCATTGAATGCACCATTAGTGATTGTAATGTGACTGGCTATGAACCCGATGAAATTGTTGAGACTAATAACAGCCTGAGCATACATGCCAATGATTCCATCAAGTCAATCTCCACAGCTTTCATCAATATGGATAATGTTGTCCTTGAAAATTCTAATGAGCTAGATGGATCTTCTTGTGCGGCCATTTCAGAGATTGAAAATAATGACATAGAGCAGAAGTTAGACCCAGAAAACCATTTGATTAATCTGTCAGGTAATAATTCCAGTTATGTCATTGGAATTGGTGTTGATGATACTTTTACTAGCAACATGGAAGAGAATGTCCTTGTCGAAATGGATAAATCTAGCAGAAAAATTGACTTGGCCAGTTCTGGTTCATTTTGTAGTGAAGATATTGTTTCTGAAAGCATTCTATCCATGCAACTCAATGCCAAttgtatcaatttaccatatgttGGTGGACACACTAGTGGTGCTGAAAGAAACAGAGACTGTATGTTTGATATCGACATGAACGAATCTGTGCTTGGTAAGATGAATGTACCTGGTGTTGAGCTGCATAGGTGTTTTAATGGCTCAAGTGATGGAGATGAAGGGGTAGTTACATGTGATGCTGCTCAGGGTACCAAAGGAAATTCTTTGGAGGTTGATGTCAATCTCGGTTCTCCGTGGCTACCTTCTTCTGATATCCCTATTGTTGGTATGATCCCTGATCAG TATGAAGACAATGCCATCGCTGTTAGCCAGAAGGATAAGCTGTCTGGTTTTGATCAGCTGACATTGGACGCAGTTGAATCTTCTGAGTATGTTCAATTGAATGGTCAAGATTCTATCTCCGTATGTGAGCCAACCATTGGATTGAGTTACGTGACCGAACTCGACAACGAGAGTGTTCAGTTAGGGTGGAATATTTCGTTACAGAGCAACGCATTCGAGCTGACATCTGTTTGTGTGTGGTGCAGCAGAGAATTCAGCCACGTTGCTACGAATGCCGAAGAAGAATCTGatacgcttggcttcatttgtccTGCATGCAAAGCGAAAATTTCAGGTCATCTCAGTGTTCTGAGCAACAGTTCATCTGGCTAA